Proteins from one Clostridium cellulovorans 743B genomic window:
- a CDS encoding TetR/AcrR family transcriptional regulator: MKGTKGEQAKQCLIETAARLFLRKGYSSTGINDILSEADMSKGSFYFHFSSKKDLGFEVARYYGKTTLDQWLEPLSENPWDVFIKKMIFDIKTSVAEGTYFGCPLAVLGLDISFVDDDLSKTYAGGIIRLMSIFSKSLQLSGLTEEQAKEVSRRAFAIYEGHVLYYKISKDESAFDCMLKDLLSLV; the protein is encoded by the coding sequence ATGAAGGGAACAAAAGGTGAACAAGCAAAACAGTGCTTAATTGAAACTGCAGCTAGACTATTTTTAAGAAAAGGCTACTCTAGTACAGGAATAAACGATATATTAAGTGAAGCCGATATGTCAAAGGGATCATTTTATTTTCATTTTTCTAGCAAAAAAGACCTTGGATTTGAAGTTGCAAGGTACTATGGCAAAACTACACTAGACCAATGGTTAGAACCTCTATCAGAGAATCCTTGGGATGTATTTATCAAAAAAATGATATTTGATATAAAAACTTCTGTAGCAGAAGGAACTTATTTTGGATGTCCCTTAGCAGTTTTAGGTCTAGATATCTCTTTTGTGGATGATGATCTTTCAAAGACATATGCTGGTGGCATTATAAGACTGATGAGTATCTTTTCTAAATCTCTACAATTATCTGGATTAACTGAAGAACAAGCAAAAGAAGTTTCAAGAAGAGCTTTCGCTATTTACGAAGGACATGTACTTTATTATAAGATAAGTAAAGATGAAAGTGCCTTTGACTGTATGCTTAAAGATTTACTGTCACTAGTATAA
- a CDS encoding nitroreductase family protein: MSVKDAIIMRRSIRKYKKEDVADELIYDLLDCARLAPSACNSQPWRFKIVKDEKTKELLSQVSFNQKHIKEAPVVLVCCANIPDYVTGSINGCGELHSLDMIKKDFFELIINRSTSLKNVESEALSAEVSFNVAMSIEHIALRAVELGLGTCWVKLANPEKISQIFNWDKNISFVSLLTLGYPDEEPKPIKKLTLEEILL, encoded by the coding sequence ATGAGTGTAAAAGATGCTATAATAATGAGAAGAAGTATAAGAAAATATAAAAAAGAGGATGTAGCTGATGAATTAATCTATGATTTACTTGATTGTGCTAGGCTTGCACCTTCTGCCTGCAACTCACAGCCTTGGCGTTTTAAAATAGTTAAAGATGAAAAAACAAAAGAACTATTATCTCAAGTTTCCTTTAATCAAAAACATATAAAAGAAGCTCCTGTAGTTCTTGTCTGTTGTGCTAACATCCCTGACTATGTTACTGGTTCTATCAACGGTTGCGGGGAACTACATAGCTTAGATATGATAAAAAAAGATTTTTTTGAACTAATTATCAATAGGAGCACTAGTCTAAAAAATGTAGAATCTGAAGCCTTATCAGCAGAAGTATCCTTTAATGTAGCAATGTCAATTGAACATATTGCTTTAAGAGCTGTAGAACTTGGTCTTGGCACTTGTTGGGTAAAACTAGCTAATCCAGAAAAGATTAGTCAAATATTTAATTGGGATAAAAATATAAGCTTTGTAAGCTTATTGACTCTAGGTTACCCGGATGAAGAACCAAAACCTATAAAAAAGTTAACTTTGGAAGAAATATTACTTTAG
- a CDS encoding histidinol-phosphatase HisJ family protein, which yields MNFNFDTHVHSTFSVDAKDNLEDIVSSAIAKGLKHICFTEHIDHNPKDYGYQFYDFEKYSNEIERLKDKFSSEIQILKGIEFSEPHLYKSEFEKELNRDYDMIMASLHWLGDNFYGEKELLSKYSPEKILEKYFKDLTVIAELGNFDVLAHFDFPRRYYGQVSVDNHLIEDILKFLVRNNIVLEINTSGLRKGYNFTLPNFDIIDMYLNLGGKNVTLGSDAHSREEIGADFGKINQFQHFDKLEFGIFKDRQFQKLYL from the coding sequence ATGAATTTTAACTTTGATACTCACGTTCATTCAACATTTTCTGTCGATGCAAAAGATAACTTAGAAGATATCGTATCTTCTGCAATAGCCAAAGGACTTAAACATATTTGCTTTACTGAACATATAGATCATAATCCTAAGGATTACGGCTATCAATTTTATGATTTTGAGAAATATAGTAATGAAATCGAGAGATTAAAAGACAAATTTTCATCAGAAATTCAGATACTTAAAGGCATTGAATTCAGCGAACCGCATTTATATAAATCAGAATTTGAAAAAGAATTAAATCGTGATTACGACATGATTATGGCTTCTTTACATTGGTTAGGTGATAATTTCTATGGTGAAAAAGAATTGCTATCAAAATACTCACCTGAAAAAATTCTAGAAAAGTATTTTAAAGATTTAACAGTGATTGCTGAACTGGGTAACTTTGATGTACTAGCTCACTTTGACTTTCCAAGGAGATATTATGGACAAGTTTCTGTTGATAATCACTTAATAGAAGATATACTAAAATTCTTAGTAAGAAACAATATAGTTTTAGAAATAAATACTTCTGGATTAAGAAAAGGATATAATTTTACCTTACCTAATTTTGATATTATAGATATGTATTTGAACTTAGGCGGAAAAAATGTAACTCTTGGCTCGGATGCCCACAGCAGAGAAGAAATCGGTGCCGACTTTGGCAAAATTAACCAATTTCAACACTTTGACAAATTAGAGTTTGGTATTTTTAAAGATAGACAATTTCAGAAGCTATATTTATAG
- the mutT gene encoding 8-oxo-dGTP diphosphatase MutT yields the protein MKIIEVVAAIIKQQDKIFITRRAYGDFADMWEFPGGKIESGESQEVALIREIKEELELDITLSKFLTTIDYDYPNFHLTMHCYICEICGGELNLNAHNDAKWITLDELDNQLWVPADILVANAVKNM from the coding sequence GTGAAAATAATTGAAGTAGTAGCAGCAATAATTAAACAACAAGATAAAATATTTATAACTCGTAGGGCCTACGGTGACTTTGCTGACATGTGGGAATTCCCTGGTGGAAAAATAGAAAGTGGTGAATCTCAAGAAGTCGCTCTTATTCGCGAAATAAAAGAAGAGTTAGAACTAGATATTACGCTCTCTAAATTTTTGACTACCATTGACTATGACTACCCTAACTTTCATCTTACTATGCATTGTTATATTTGTGAAATTTGTGGTGGGGAACTAAACTTAAATGCCCACAATGATGCTAAATGGATTACTTTAGATGAATTAGACAATCAACTTTGGGTTCCTGCCGATATTTTAGTCGCTAATGCTGTAAAAAATATGTAA
- a CDS encoding DUF3427 domain-containing protein, which translates to MNKALETQINIDRYIEPKTIENNIMKEEILRASETGLVNNLINSNLALVPKLIINDYSKGSKVLNEITSELTKCKEFMLSVAFVTSSGITPLLETLKNLEARNIRGRILTTDYLNFSEPKALKKLLEFSNLEIRLYSKENFHTKGYIFKYEDSYKLIVGSSNLTQSALTKNKEWNLKISSLEEGSLTQEVIEEFNTLWNDAEVLTRSWIETYEDIYRKQLEYSRKSTVPRLSQYKLKPNKMQIAAIQGLNNLRENGADKALLISATGTGKTYLSAFELRNYNPRRALFIVHREQIAKQALDSYRNVFGDTKSMGILSGNRKEIDRDFIFCTVQTLSKVQVLESFDKEEFDYIIIDEVHKAGAVSYQHIVDYFNPKFLLGMTATPERSDDFDIFKMFNYNIAYEIRLQQALEEDLLCPFHYFGVSDVIVDGKELNESSEFRYLVAEERVNHIIDKINFYGYCGESVKGLVFCSNKKEAIELSKIFNTRGYNTVALTGDDSQEKRDEAIERLEQAEVENSLDYIFTVDIFNEGVDIPTVNQVVMLRPTKSAIIFVQQLGRGLRKNKAKEYVVIIDFVGNYNSNFLIPIALSGDRTFNKDNIRKYVLEGSRVIPGCSTINFDEISKRRIFESIDKANFNDIKLIKESYLALKQKIGRIPSLMDFDSYEAIDPIRIFDNGSLGSYYKFLKKYEKEYTIELNESQELFIEFISKKLASGKRIHELLLLEGAINGQNNLLQWLKVELKDRYDIDFKNTTEVNVVNVLTNEFTTGVGRKTYQECIFIEKASYDYEVSKTFKEHLNNYQFKALIEELLEFGIERYNSYYSNRYMNTSFQLYQKYTYDDVCRLLEWEKGEVAFNIGGYKFDKITKTYPVFINYEKSEDISDTIKYEDRFLSPSQIIAISKSGRTVDSEDIKTAYNAEKEGVEMSLFVRKNKDDKTSKEFYFLGKIKVSGTPMQFIMENTNKTAVEITYQLVTPVRDDIYEYITS; encoded by the coding sequence ATGAATAAAGCATTGGAAACACAGATTAATATTGATAGATATATTGAACCTAAAACAATCGAAAACAACATAATGAAAGAAGAAATTCTTCGGGCAAGCGAAACCGGTTTAGTAAATAATTTAATAAACTCAAATTTAGCATTGGTACCAAAGTTAATAATCAATGATTACTCCAAGGGGAGTAAAGTTTTAAATGAAATAACCTCAGAACTAACAAAATGCAAAGAATTTATGCTATCAGTTGCTTTTGTGACTAGCAGTGGAATTACTCCTTTACTTGAGACTTTGAAAAATTTAGAAGCTAGAAATATTAGGGGGAGAATCTTAACCACAGATTATCTTAATTTTAGTGAGCCAAAGGCACTTAAAAAGCTGCTTGAATTCTCTAATCTTGAAATTAGACTTTATAGTAAAGAAAATTTTCATACCAAGGGTTATATTTTTAAGTATGAAGATTCTTATAAATTGATTGTAGGTAGTTCAAATCTTACCCAAAGTGCATTGACTAAAAATAAGGAGTGGAATTTAAAAATTTCTTCTTTAGAGGAAGGTTCTTTAACACAAGAGGTCATTGAGGAATTTAATACCCTTTGGAATGATGCTGAAGTACTAACTAGAAGTTGGATTGAAACATATGAGGATATTTATAGAAAGCAGTTAGAGTATAGCAGAAAAAGCACTGTGCCACGTTTATCTCAATACAAGCTTAAGCCTAATAAAATGCAGATAGCTGCAATTCAAGGTTTGAATAATCTTAGAGAAAATGGAGCTGATAAAGCATTACTAATTTCTGCGACAGGTACTGGTAAAACCTATTTATCAGCTTTTGAATTAAGAAATTATAATCCTAGACGAGCTTTATTTATTGTACATAGAGAGCAAATAGCTAAGCAAGCCTTGGATAGTTATAGAAATGTTTTTGGGGATACAAAATCCATGGGTATTTTATCTGGAAACAGAAAAGAAATAGATAGAGATTTTATATTCTGTACAGTTCAAACCCTCTCTAAAGTTCAAGTGCTCGAAAGCTTTGATAAAGAAGAGTTTGATTACATAATAATCGATGAAGTTCATAAAGCTGGTGCAGTAAGTTATCAACATATAGTTGATTATTTCAACCCAAAGTTTTTGCTAGGTATGACAGCTACCCCTGAAAGAAGTGATGATTTTGATATCTTTAAAATGTTTAATTATAACATTGCTTATGAAATAAGACTTCAACAAGCACTAGAAGAAGATTTGCTTTGCCCATTTCATTACTTTGGAGTATCTGATGTAATTGTAGATGGTAAGGAGTTGAATGAAAGTTCAGAGTTCAGATATTTAGTAGCAGAGGAAAGAGTTAATCATATTATTGATAAAATTAATTTTTATGGTTACTGTGGAGAAAGTGTAAAAGGGTTGGTATTTTGCAGTAATAAAAAGGAAGCCATAGAGCTTTCGAAGATTTTTAATACTAGAGGATATAATACCGTTGCCTTAACAGGAGATGATTCACAAGAAAAAAGAGATGAAGCAATTGAAAGATTAGAACAAGCTGAAGTTGAAAACTCATTAGATTATATCTTTACAGTAGATATCTTTAATGAAGGGGTTGACATACCAACTGTAAATCAAGTTGTGATGCTTAGACCAACAAAATCAGCTATTATCTTTGTACAGCAATTAGGGAGAGGGCTAAGAAAAAACAAAGCAAAAGAATACGTTGTAATAATAGATTTCGTAGGAAATTATAATAGTAATTTCTTAATACCGATAGCTTTATCTGGTGATAGAACCTTTAATAAAGACAATATTAGAAAATATGTTCTTGAAGGAAGTAGAGTAATTCCAGGATGTTCTACGATAAATTTTGACGAAATTTCTAAACGGAGAATTTTCGAATCAATTGATAAAGCTAATTTTAATGATATAAAACTAATTAAAGAAAGCTATTTAGCACTAAAACAGAAGATTGGAAGAATTCCATCCTTAATGGACTTTGATAGTTACGAAGCTATAGATCCAATAAGAATTTTTGATAATGGTAGCTTAGGCTCTTATTATAAATTCTTAAAGAAATATGAAAAAGAGTACACAATAGAATTAAATGAATCTCAAGAATTATTTATTGAATTCATATCGAAAAAATTGGCATCAGGTAAAAGAATACATGAACTATTATTACTTGAAGGTGCAATAAATGGACAAAATAACTTACTTCAATGGTTGAAGGTAGAATTAAAAGATAGATATGATATCGATTTTAAAAATACTACTGAGGTAAATGTAGTAAATGTTCTTACGAATGAGTTTACAACAGGAGTTGGAAGGAAAACTTATCAAGAATGTATCTTTATTGAGAAGGCTTCTTATGATTATGAAGTTTCCAAAACATTTAAAGAACATCTGAATAATTATCAGTTTAAAGCCTTAATCGAAGAATTGCTAGAGTTTGGCATAGAAAGGTATAATAGCTACTATAGCAATAGATATATGAATACTAGCTTTCAACTATATCAAAAATATACATATGATGATGTATGTAGATTATTAGAGTGGGAAAAGGGTGAAGTTGCTTTTAATATAGGTGGATATAAATTTGATAAGATTACAAAAACTTATCCTGTATTTATAAATTATGAAAAATCAGAGGATATTTCAGACACTATAAAATATGAAGATAGATTTTTATCACCTTCACAAATAATAGCAATATCCAAGTCAGGAAGAACAGTAGATTCAGAGGATATTAAAACAGCTTATAATGCTGAAAAAGAAGGGGTAGAAATGAGTCTGTTCGTAAGAAAAAATAAAGATGATAAAACTTCAAAGGAATTTTATTTCCTAGGAAAAATCAAAGTAAGTGGGACTCCAATGCAATTCATCATGGAAAATACTAACAAAACAGCAGTGGAAATTACCTATCAATTAGTAACACCTGTAAGAGATGATATATACGAATACATAACATCATAA
- a CDS encoding GNAT family N-acetyltransferase, which produces MGEQFKNITLDNLDSEHLCCAIADKKHQCGVTTKKSWMKDRIDEGHIFRKLDAKGKVFIEYAPLETAWVPVNGDNFLYIYCLWVSGSFKGKGYAKELLEYCIADAKEQGKSGICVLSSKKKKPFLMEKGFMKKYGFVVADNIEEYELLSLSFDGTKPAFPDSLRQRKIENNILTIYYGMQCPYIPNCIEQVRNYCENNDIPLELIAIDSLEKAKSLPCIFNNWAVFYNGKFETVHLLNEGYLKKLLGV; this is translated from the coding sequence ATGGGTGAACAGTTTAAAAACATAACACTTGATAATCTTGATAGTGAGCATCTTTGTTGTGCTATTGCTGATAAAAAACACCAATGTGGTGTTACTACAAAAAAGTCATGGATGAAAGATCGAATTGATGAAGGACATATTTTTAGAAAACTTGATGCAAAAGGAAAGGTATTCATTGAATATGCGCCGCTTGAAACAGCATGGGTGCCTGTTAACGGTGATAATTTTTTGTACATATATTGCCTATGGGTATCTGGGTCATTCAAAGGAAAAGGGTATGCCAAAGAATTGCTTGAATACTGTATCGCAGATGCAAAGGAACAAGGAAAATCTGGTATATGTGTTTTAAGCTCAAAAAAGAAGAAGCCCTTTTTAATGGAAAAAGGGTTTATGAAAAAATATGGTTTTGTAGTAGCTGACAATATTGAAGAGTATGAGTTGTTATCCTTATCATTTGATGGTACTAAGCCGGCATTTCCTGATAGTTTAAGGCAGAGAAAGATAGAGAACAATATACTTACGATTTATTATGGAATGCAATGTCCATATATCCCAAATTGTATTGAACAAGTTAGAAACTATTGCGAGAACAATGATATTCCTCTTGAATTGATAGCAATAGATAGTTTAGAAAAAGCGAAGTCTCTACCGTGTATTTTTAATAACTGGGCAGTTTTTTATAACGGAAAATTTGAAACTGTTCATCTGCTTAATGAAGGTTATTTGAAAAAGTTACTTGGTGTTTAA
- a CDS encoding LysM peptidoglycan-binding domain-containing protein gives MKKKIIAIILGLAMGTSLFVPSLVEAQTLANTYTVVAGDTLGGIAKTYNVTIDSLKRWNGLTSDIIKIGQTLKLNIVHTVVAGDTLWGISRLYGTTVDAIMKQNNLTTSTLKIGQELLIEGVISTASVQTTTPTAPTTTTSQNVTHTVVSGDTLWGLSVKYKTTVDSIMKLNNLTSTTLKIGQVLVISGTVQAPAPTSVAPVVQTVNYKVVSGDNLWNIATRYGTTMDTIMKSNMLVSNILMPNQILTIPVNSTQIVKPVGITMMKAKVNSTYGDIYTWENAMRLWTVGTQGTLKDLGTSKTFNVKYMGGSNHSDVEPLTLTDTNVMKSIYGSWSWSNDHKRPMVLYFAKGGVNYQMAVSLTAMPHGVETIPNNGFDGHTDMYFYNSLGHSDPVIDQVHQANVLKANGQ, from the coding sequence ATGAAAAAGAAGATAATAGCTATAATATTAGGTCTAGCAATGGGAACAAGTCTATTTGTACCTTCTTTAGTGGAAGCACAAACTTTAGCTAACACCTATACTGTTGTAGCAGGGGATACCCTTGGTGGAATAGCTAAAACGTACAATGTAACTATTGATAGTTTAAAAAGATGGAATGGGTTAACTTCAGATATAATAAAAATAGGACAAACCTTGAAATTAAATATCGTTCACACAGTAGTAGCTGGTGATACCCTTTGGGGAATATCAAGATTATATGGAACAACTGTTGATGCAATAATGAAGCAAAATAATTTAACAACAAGCACTTTAAAAATAGGACAAGAGTTGTTAATAGAAGGGGTGATATCTACGGCTTCAGTGCAAACAACTACGCCAACTGCCCCGACTACAACTACATCGCAAAATGTTACTCATACTGTGGTTTCAGGAGATACATTATGGGGGCTATCAGTAAAGTATAAGACTACAGTGGATAGTATTATGAAGCTTAATAACTTAACTTCTACTACATTAAAAATAGGACAAGTATTAGTGATTAGTGGAACAGTACAAGCACCAGCACCAACTTCGGTAGCACCAGTAGTACAAACGGTAAATTATAAGGTTGTTTCTGGTGATAATTTATGGAATATAGCTACAAGGTATGGTACAACGATGGATACTATAATGAAGTCAAATATGCTTGTATCCAATATTTTAATGCCTAATCAAATACTAACTATTCCAGTGAACTCAACGCAAATAGTTAAACCAGTAGGAATTACAATGATGAAAGCTAAAGTAAATAGCACTTATGGTGATATATATACTTGGGAAAATGCTATGAGATTATGGACTGTTGGAACACAAGGTACGTTAAAAGATTTAGGTACTTCTAAGACCTTCAATGTAAAATATATGGGAGGATCAAACCATAGCGACGTAGAGCCATTAACCTTGACAGATACTAATGTGATGAAATCAATTTACGGATCTTGGTCTTGGAGCAACGATCATAAGAGACCTATGGTTTTATATTTCGCAAAAGGTGGAGTAAATTATCAAATGGCGGTAAGTTTAACAGCAATGCCACATGGTGTTGAAACTATTCCTAACAACGGGTTTGATGGGCATACAGATATGTACTTCTATAATTCTTTAGGCCATTCTGATCCAGTGATAGATCAAGTACACCAAGCTAATGTTTTAAAAGCTAATGGTCAATAA
- a CDS encoding DUF6678 family protein translates to MNNLKERIQTKNLKRSVMSLVEIKNMYSLMDTIKWNELKKALTKLPFPPPYQLKLVTDTDEPDPFDEEFWNLEPWNDEILLPFFNIEWIKFRPRYMKYQSDKLPEKIFDETDIFLELLKKHSIPYEKKDNIFIIYGYKKI, encoded by the coding sequence ATGAATAATTTAAAAGAAAGGATTCAAACTAAAAACCTAAAGAGGTCTGTAATGTCTTTAGTAGAAATTAAAAATATGTATTCTTTAATGGATACCATAAAATGGAACGAATTAAAGAAAGCTTTAACTAAGTTACCTTTTCCCCCTCCATACCAATTAAAGTTAGTAACTGATACTGATGAACCTGATCCTTTTGATGAAGAATTTTGGAACTTGGAACCCTGGAATGATGAAATATTACTACCATTTTTTAATATAGAGTGGATAAAATTTAGACCAAGATATATGAAATATCAAAGTGATAAACTTCCAGAGAAAATATTTGATGAAACAGATATATTTCTTGAGCTTTTGAAAAAACATTCTATACCTTATGAAAAAAAAGATAATATCTTTATCATATATGGCTATAAAAAAATATAA